The genomic window CCCTGAAAGCCCCCGTTTCCTATTGATCAACaagatggaggaggagaaagccCAAGCAGGTAAGGACTCATCTCAAAGGGGCAGGGCAGTGTTCTGGCTCTCAGCCTGCACTGCACTTGAGTGGGAGGCCAGGACTGATTCTGGAGCCTGTGGTGGATTAGGGTGTGACTCCCGGAGGGCACCAGGCCTGGCCTACCTTCCCATCCTTTAGGTTGCACCAGTGCCAGGAAGCATGAGAAACCTGGCAACCCAACAGAGACTCCAGGTGGGATTAAGATGTGAGGAGTGGCACCTGGCCTGGTGGGATGtagcagcaccagctgctgctactccaccagctcctcctgaaAGGCAGGAAATAGGTGGCATTTAACAGGGAGCTTGGAGGGCGGGGGTCGGCTCTGGCAAGAGTGTGAACAGAATTTCAGGATCAAACATAAGCTTGTAGATCAATCAACATGAGCAGgatctgttttctgtgctgatCACAGCACCCTGACCTCTGGGTTGAAAAGAAGAGCAAGGCTGCCTGCAGAGGCTTGGTCTTTCCCAGGCAGCAGGCCTTAACACCAACTGGAGGTGTTCAGTCTTCCTGCCGTGCCCTCCCTGCAATAGCAGGATGGGATGCACACCCCCCACAGCCAGCAGGTGTGTGTCTCATACCTGACACCTTTGGCTTCCTCCCTCCAGTTCTCCAGAAGCTCCGTGGTGATCGAGATGTGTCTCAAGACATCCAGGAGATGAAAGAAGAGAGTGCTAAAATGtcccaggaaaagaaagcaactgTGCCAGAGCTCTTCCGTTCTCCAAACTACCGTCAAGCCATTATCATCGCCATcatgctgcagctctcccagcagctctcaggcATCAATGCTGTGAGTTACCTTCCTGTCCCATCTTCTGGGCCTCCCTTATCTCTGGCTAAACTTGCACTTGCCACTGGTGTGGAGAGATCTATGAGTCCCAAAACCTCTTTGTGCCTTGACTGGAGGGTCACTGTTTTGTCATCTGGCTAAGATGGAAAGTGGATATtatggcttttgcttttcccacaAGACACTGCAGCCTTGCACCAAGTGAATGAACCTTGACTGGAAGCATGGTGTGGAGTGTTGCTTAGAAACTCCCTGCTGGGTATGCAAGCCATTAGGCAGAGGATGAGGGACATGCTCTCAAACATGGAATCATGACTGTGTtcaaccttctcttctcttccaggTATTCTATTATTCCACGGGGATTTTTGAAAGAGCTGGTATCACACAGCCTGTCTATGCCACCATTGGAGCTGGTGTGGTAAACACAGTCTTCACTGTGGTGTCGGTGAGTGGAATAGGGCTGTGTGTCTGCCTGGGTCTGTTCCTGGCAGATGGAACTACAGACAAGTAACCAGGCAAAGCACTGGGCTACGCACTGACCTGTAGGAGCAAAGACAAGAGTGCATCCAAGGCATAGTGGGAGGAGAGATAGGCAGAAAGAGGTGTTGTTGCCTTAGATGAAAGAGAAGGTGGAAAAGGAGTGCATGTGGGGAAAAGAGTGATGAGAGAAAGCAGTAGCAAGAACCAGAGTGGAAGAACTTGTGCTGAGGATGGAGCAGCCTGGTGACCTGCACTGAGATCACCATGGTCACTGAGGTTTACAGGCAGATAAGCAAGAGGTGCAGGATACTGAGCAAGGGAACCTGTCCTGCTTTTGCTGCCAAAgtaatggatttctttttttctttctgccttctccTTTCCAGCTGTTCCTGGTGGAGCGTGCGGGGCGCCGGACCCTCCACTTAATTGGTTTGGCTGgcatggctgtgtgtgctgctgttaTGACTGTAGCTTTAGCTCTGAAGGTGAGTGATCAATGTTACTGTCCAGGCTGACCCCAGCAGGAACCTATAAGACTATACATCTGCTTTGCTCTGCAATGCTGCCCTGTAGGCAGGTAGAGCTGGGGCTAGAGCCAAGTGTGCAGTGGAAAGAGCAATTTTATAACTGGGAACTGCTACAGTGTTCGCAGTGCAGCTGAGAAAGTTGTGACACTGGAGATGGCGTTGTGCTGATCATATCTTGTTCCCTTGCAGGACATTGTGGACTGGATCAGGTACATCAGCATTGTTGCCACTTTTGGCTTTGTGGCTCTTTTTGAGATTGGCCCTGGCCCTATCCCCTGGTTCATTGTGGCAGAACTCTTCAGCCAGGGCCCACGACCTGCAGCCATGGCAGTGGCCGGTTGTTCCAACTGGACCTCCAATTTCTTGGTGGGAATGCTCTTCCCCTATGCAGAGGTAAGTCTCAGCTAATAAAGCACTGTAAGAGCACTGCAGTATTGGAATAGGTGTCCACAAGGGTAGCAGAACCTGCATCTCTGAGACATGACTATATGACCTTTAATAACCTGGCCTCTcctggaagttgtccctgcttTGAGAAGTGGGCTGGTGAGTCTTCCAGAGGTCCCTGAGTCAGTGTTAAGATTGTTACTGAAGGCTGTTGCTCACCTTATATTCTGCTGTCTTAACTAGTTGTAGCTTACAAATATTTGGAAGAACCATCTTAGTTAGGACATCAAGGCTTTTGCTTTAAAAGCCTCAATTTTGGTCACCCTCAGGAAGATTAAAGACCTTTAGAAGCCCATGGGAACCtgatttcaattttaaaaatgctgtgatGACAAAAAAGTCAGTAAGGGCACTGTTGGAGAAAGGTGTTGGAATTTTAACCTGTCGACAGCAAATGACCTTACAtgtaatttcaaaatgaaacctTTTTCATTTGTCCTCCCTGCAGAAACTATGTGGCTCCTatgtcttcctcatcttccttgttttcctggtCATCTTCTTTGTCTTCACATTCTTCAAAGTGCCAGAGACCAAGGGCAGGACTTTTGAAGACATCTCGAGGGGCTTTGAAGGACGAGGAGCAAATGCCCCCACGTCACCCCAGAAGAGCCCCATGGTGGAGCTGAACAGCATACAAGCTGACAAAGCAGCTGCCTAAGATCCATGACACACCCATTCTTCAACTCTTACATGCTTAAAGAGTCATTAAAGGAATGAGTAAAGAAAACCATGAGAACTGGGacatttttcccctcctcaattgctgctattttcttcttttcacccACATGCTCGCCCATTCTGCCAGGCTTGCCAGCGTTAAGCAAATCTGATATGGGTGGTCTGCCATACTGGGAAGCACCTGGCACTTGCAAAAATAATCTCATCTTTCCTGCCACAAACATCAGGAGAACAGAGAAGAGCTGgcaatatttttacttttctcacGTAAAATGGCCATTTGGGGTTAACATACTTATGCACACAGTGACCATTATGTATTTGAATCTAATCACTATTTTTGTAGTGAGTTGAAGTGACCCGCTAAACGAGTCCCCAGCCCTTTGAGtctactctgtgtgtgtgtatggtgTTACACTGGAAGTTAGCAAGCTTACCAAAAAACCATCTTGCTTTTTCCTATCCAGTGTGCACTTTTTTTAGCCTCAGGAAAAAGGGGACCAAGTcacatgcatatttttttcctgccctttaatgttttttttgtATAGACAGACTGAAAGCATACTTTTACttcagtttatttatttgtatgtcactttgtaaatatttatttttttaatggtgtaCAAAAATGTACAGATAATGAAATTGGAGAAGTTTAAGAGAAATAGCTATTCTAACAAAAGATGCTGTAGACTTGAGGTGCAATAAGACTGTAAAGGAGAAATGTGGTACTAAAAAGGAGGTTGAGCATTTAATGTGGTATGTACAGCAGAGCCAATTATGCACATCACCTCGAAGTTATTGGTGCCCTCTGGAAAGAAATTCAAAGAATTGTGTACTTGTGGGAAAAGGTATGTTTCTGCACTAAAATCTCTGTTATTAGGGATTTTTGGTGgctattttaaataattgttcTCAAGTGTTGATGAGAGTGTGATATTGCATCTTAAAATGGATGTTGTTGGATTATATTTTCAGACATGGTTTTAAGCATTCTATGGATGATTGAGGGTGGTGATTGCAAACCAGAAGGTAATTATTCCTGCcttctcttaattttatttctttttggcTTCTCTATTTGTAGTCTAGTACGTCATAAAGTCTGAAATTTGCAGATTGTCATTTAAAGGAGTGTGaggataaaaattatttttccaagctGTATTTTCTTAGCAATTGTTCCTATAAATATTACAGAGGCATGTAGCATGACCCTTCTGGACACAGGCATGGTCAGTTGTGGTACATGTAAGTTCATAAGGGTAGAGATGCAGGACTAGACACCAGAGCTACTGGAATTTGCTAGTTCAGCAGTGTGAAAGGTCTATAGTGCTCAGTCCCCTGCTTGGTTGAAGGCCAGATGTTTTTTGCCCCATATATCCTCTCTGAAAGGTCTGCATGATGTTGTGGTGCTCACCAGTGTGCTTTGTAGACGTGTACAGCTCTGTAATAGTGCCTCTGTTCAGAGGGATGTGGCAGGCGGTAATTGTTCATCAGTAAGTGTCCGTCTCCTTGCTTGTCATTCCGCCAGGCAGTTGAGTTTGTGTATCCCCCACCCTTGCTGCTGAGCTAGCACAGCTCAGGTCAGGCAGGCAAAAAGTAGCACATAGGGTACACTTGCAGTCAAGGAGGGGCAGCTTTACTTCACTGCAGCGTTCTGTGACAGGGTCCAGGCCTGTGCCTGTCTAGACCTGCACAGAACAGGTAGCACAGAGGTGGGTCTGATTTAAACTCTTGCTCTTCTGAGATCAAGCTGCAGTTTTTGGACTTGGTCAAACTCAGGGTGACCTGCTGGAATTCATTACTGGATATCCCAGAAGAGAGGCAGGCCCACAGATTCTGAGGTggtaaaaggaagaaaggctTAGAAAGGATGGAATGACAGCAAGACTTTTGTAGTGTGGGTAGCCCAAGCTTTCTTGCCAACACAATGCTTCACAGCAAGTTAGAGAAATTCCCATTGATGTATATTCTGATAGGGCTTGTCCGACATTTTCAGTAACTAGTGATGACATTTCTACCTTCCCTAATGAGAAACAGTTGCAAAGATCAGTTAAATTTGCTGCTGTTAAATGCTTCCtgtgaattaatttaaaatgcccCAGCTTTGCACAATACAATCATATTACATCCAGTTTTCCCAAGCTTTTTATCAGGCTTACATGCCAGATAATTATTCTCAGAAGTATTGTATAAGACTTCTCTCCCAATTTTGATATTTTGGCTCAGTTATGTAGATTTCTGTGCCCTTCCTTTGACCCTCCAGCACATCCAGACATGATATTTATGGGTATGTATGTTAGGAAGTTCTCCCCACAGCTGTGCATAAGAGCATTCCATACTTTGCATCAGATGTGTGTTGGCTTGGACTGAAATGTGTTGGCCTTTCTCACAtggtatttttgttattttctttttctgtaacagCATTGTGAATATTTTGGATGGATTTTATATGCTTATTAATGTGGTTGTTTCctggttttgaaataaaaaatatgaaataaacaCCTGATTTGGATTTTACCTTTATCCTGTAGGTCTTCTCTTACTCTTTTATCACAGCCTGAGACTGCACCCTGAAATGTTACCAGCATCTACCCTGCAACCTTTTTGGGTAGCTCAGCACTCTGGATTTGCTGTTTTATCCTACTGGAAGTGGTAATTTTTCTCAGCCTCTATGCAAATCACCTTTAATTCCCTCACCATTATTTGTTAgcaatttttaaactaaaaagaTATGCTTCTCTGGTTCTTGTTTGCCCAAATCCTTTTGGTTTGTGTGCAAATACTTTCCCAGTGTAacaggaagggagaggaaaagtgGCTGGAGGTTGAGAGTCCTGCACAGAGCTAAAGAACCTGAGACAGCCcctgctctgttcccactgcagtcctcagctcctctgccaggaggaggaaggagcccTTTGCAGTGTAGCTGGTGCTTTACCTCCCTCTGTCTGGGATGTGACCTTCGTGTCCTGCTCTGAGATCGTGCCTATGTATGCTCAGTAGTGGATACTGGAAAGGAGCAGGGTGGTGGAGAGAGAATCCCATTGccccaggagctgatcccaTAGCTCAGGGAGCActctcagggctctgggctgctctcaaACTATGTGAACAAAATCTCCTTCCGCAGAAGCGGATGGAATGaagtgaaaggaaggaaaagatggCAGACCCCAGAGTACCTTAGAGCAGGAATATGGCTAATATAACTCCAGAGTCAGTGGGCTGCTCCAAGCCTAAAACAAGGAAAGAGTAGGGAACAATATAAAGCCTGAAaaagctcagcagagctcccaTGAAGACTTTCTGAAAGCTGCTGTTGCTGGCTGCTGCGTGTTCCTAGCTCACGCCAGTGTTTTGCTAAGCTTGGTATGCAACCAGCCTTGGAGCAGAGGAGTGCCCTGGGCTAATCTGTCTAGGATTGTTTTTCAATTCTAGCTCAACTATAAAAATAAAGCCCAGCCATCCAAACTCATAAGCATATCCAGCTCAAACTTAAcacttcagttttctttgtCAAAAGTGGAATCAGAGAACAAAATCATTTGGGACCAAAGCATGTGATTTGCTGAACCCGAAATTAATCTGTTGTGTAGTTTCTTGTGATAAACTTTGGGTAGGGAACAAGGCTTTGGTTTAGATCTGGTTAGTCCTCAAAATTGTAAGGAAGcttgaaaaggaaaacctgTTAGCAATTAACTGGTTTGAATGCAATTAAATGGTTTGAGAATGGGTTGTTTTCAGCTGAAACTGTTCACATTCAAGTGAGCATGCAGGCAGTTCTTGTAGCCACCACAATACCCCACAGAAATGAATCCCTGGAGAATTCTTGGAGTGAAACTACTGCTGAGTGGACAGGAGATGAACTCCAAGGGTCCCAAGTGATATCAGCCACATCAAAGGTTTCAGTGCTGTTTTACAGGCAGGAGCACAATAGAGCATCACAGCATCACTGCCAACATTTGGCACTTTCTGCTTGTGTTATTTCTGATCAATGTCTTTGCGTACTGGGCCAGAAAATCAGTTTATTTCTGTGAGAagaaacatgggaaaaaaacctccagccAACCACATTTTATTGGAGGTAGATTTCACTGGTGCATGTCCAGCGTACAAatctttttatttggttttgtgttcTGAAACGAGGACACAAATTCTAGACACCTCAGTAGCTGGGAGATATGGGGCAGCTTCTCCCTTGGGAAGGTGAGAGCACAGGCAGGACTGCAGTCTTACCTCCAAGCAAAGCTGCTAACCCCTTCTTTGAGGGTTGCTCCAAGAAGGAACATTTGCTAGTTTGGTGGGGGATTGTGCCATCACTGCTTTCATTTGAGAGGAAGGAAGGTGTGGACACACTGCCAATGTCATTGTGATGGGCCCCGATGGAGCAGCATCAGGAGGTGACTCATCACTACCTTTTCTCCCACTGTACACATCGTGAGAAAGGCCCTGCCAGCAGGTAAATCAAATGCACATTTTGTTGCACAGAAAATTTatgtctggcttttttttcagactttctgTGGACCAGACCGAGGACACAATTCTaacattttcttcacttttagAAGGAATCTTTGAAGACATGTGAGATGCTTGCTGGAAAACCTGGGGTCCATGGCTCTGGTCTGTCACTTGTGCTTTAGCCTGGCTCTCTCTTTACAGTGTGAGTTACCAGATGAGAGACGGTTGTCTTCATAAAACGCTGCGGGGAAAAGGCAGCACTCAGGCTGTCTtagacaaggaaagaaaattgttttctttcctaaaatataTATTGCTACAACAATTTAATTGGTGTTACTTGAAAGTGTTCAATTTCTAGTGGAGGCAGGttgtaacttttaaaaaaattcacttgCTGTGATAAACCTTGTTTCTATGCTATACCTCACTAAATTACACAGTATTTACACGAACTGTCTCTTCCTCTTCCATAAGTTTCAGCAGGCCTGATAGCCACATGACTGACCTGCTAAGTctgttttctgcctgtgttGCACAACCATTCTCTGTTTAGCAAGTGGTCACATGGGTTTGTGTAAGGCAGTCATACTGGTGCACCAGTCACTGTGACATGCATTGAGGGTCCACTGCAGATCCTGTTCTGAACCAGCAACTGGTGATCCATGTAGTGATCAGCCTGGTCAGACACCACCCTGTTTTTCCGTCCCTGGTCTCTGTTTCATCCTGTTTTTTAGTCTTTTCCATCATGAACAAATTTGCTTTCCATTAACAAATTTGGTTCTCCATCACAAACATACTCCTATGTTTATTGCTTCCTTTATATTCCTGTCACCAAGTGCTATTGTCACTCAGACTGCATAGTATCTAGTTACATTGAATTCTTTGGGGTCTGGACTAGATTTATCTCTCCTTTGCTCTGCTTATTTCTTGCAAAGTGCTCTCTCTGGTATGGATCAAATCTCACAGTGACAGTCTTAACCTAATAACTCTGCTTTGAGTCTAGTATATGATCGAAAGAGTCCTCAAGGTTTAGGGCAAAGTCACCAGAATAATTTTCCACTGAGGAAGGCATAAGGATGCAGAACCAGGAGAGGATGAAAGCTAGGAGCAGTGGTGAACATGTGGAGGGATGCAGCAGTGTAGCAGGAGaatgaggaaagagaaaaaagcaaccaTACCCAAGACCTGGAAGGAAGATAAGACGTTTATAAGTATGAAAAGGTGGAACAGGATCTAAAAGAGAGGAATATGAACTTTAAAAGAAGCAGGTAAGAGACTGAGGAAGTGAAAGATTGAAGACAACCAAAGTACGGGCCCTTGACctgcacacaaaataaaatgaagccCAATAGCACTCCAGTAGCTTATGAATCACAGGGAAGAGCTCAGCGGTTCTTCAGGGTAAGAGAAACAGAGGTGTCACCACCATGTGTCTACAATTATCTCTGCTGCTGAAGCAAATAGCTATGTCAGAGTCACAGTGTTCCTTGCAGTACAACTTCACTCTTGATCCACAACAATTGGGTTCTACTTGCTTGAAAGATGGCAGTAAAAATGCCTCTTAAGAGCCACAGGCAGGTAAAACTGATGAGCATGCAAGATACAGCTGGCTCAGCTGGACTGAAGGGATCACAGTGGCAAATCAGAAGCAGCCTGGCCATAAGCACAAAGCAGAGGCATCTTCCTACCTGTGCTAGGTAGTGCCAGACAAGATCCAAACAGAACCGGCCAAGGCCAGTGTCAGCAAAGCCTGGTGTGGACAGACACCACCACTGCTGAAACCTGCAGGGGCTGGTCCAGCTCAGAAAAAATATC from Corvus hawaiiensis isolate bCorHaw1 chromosome 2, bCorHaw1.pri.cur, whole genome shotgun sequence includes these protein-coding regions:
- the LOC125321504 gene encoding solute carrier family 2, facilitated glucose transporter member 3 codes for the protein MDAKKKITAPLVYAVCIAAIGSLQFGYNTGVINAPEKIIRTFFNKTLSERSGKAVSQELLTSLWSLSVAIFSVGGMIGSFSVSLFVNRFGRRNSMLLVNILAFAGGLLMAFSKAAKAVEMLILGRFIIGVFCGLCTGFVPMYISEVSPTSVRGAFGTLNQLGIVVGILVAQIFGLEAIMGTEGLWPMLLGFTVLPAILQCVGLLFCPESPRFLLINKMEEEKAQAVLQKLRGDRDVSQDIQEMKEESAKMSQEKKATVPELFRSPNYRQAIIIAIMLQLSQQLSGINAVFYYSTGIFERAGITQPVYATIGAGVVNTVFTVVSLFLVERAGRRTLHLIGLAGMAVCAAVMTVALALKDIVDWIRYISIVATFGFVALFEIGPGPIPWFIVAELFSQGPRPAAMAVAGCSNWTSNFLVGMLFPYAEKLCGSYVFLIFLVFLVIFFVFTFFKVPETKGRTFEDISRGFEGRGANAPTSPQKSPMVELNSIQADKAAA